TCAGGTCGACCACGACGACCCGCCCGTCGGTGTCGAGCTCGACGCGGTCGGCATATCCCGTCACCTGGACCTGCTCGCCGCCGACCTCGACCACGGTCGAGAACCGCTCCTCGCGACCGATCAGCGCGCGCGGGTTGGCCTCGTGCCAGTCGACGAAGCGCTCCAGCGCCGCGCGGACCCGGTCGTGCTCGCGCTGCTTGGACCACGGGGTGCGGAAGTCGAGGCGGTCCCACACCTCGTCGACATAGGCCATCAGAGCGTCGGGATCGGGTGGCGCGTCGCCGGCGGCCACCCGCTCGGCCAGGGCATGCACCAGCTCGCCGAGGTTGGCCGACTGGTGGGCCCGTCCGACGCCGCCCGCCTCCCGGGTCAGGAACCACTGGGTCGGGCAGACGGCCAGCGAGTCGAGCATGCTCGCCGACACCGGGACCGGCCGGTCCTCGTCGCGGATCGGCTCCGCGGACCGGCTGGGCGCGCGGGTGCCCCACCAGGTGGCCGGATCGGCGGCCGGCACGGCTGGGCGCCGACCGACCCGCTCGCCGGCGAGCCGGGCCAGGCGCCGGGCCGCAGCGTCCTGGAGCGCGGGGTCGGCGTCGGGATCGGCGAGGGTGCGCCGCAGCTCGGCCACGAGCCCGTCGAGCGACAGCGGCCGCGGCGGCCGGCCGACGACGTGCTCGACGGTGGAGCCCAGCTCGTCGAGGAAACGTGAGGGCTGCTCGCCCTCGTCCTCCGCCGACCGGACGGCGGTCACGACCAGCCGCTCGCGGGCCCGGGTGCACCCGACGTAGAAGAGCCGGCGCTCCTCCATCAGCAGCTCGCGGGCGGTGAGCGGCGGGACCACCGAGCCGACCAGGCCGCCCTCGGTCGTGGGACCGATCCGGTCGGCCTGGAGCAGCGTGGAGCGGCGCCGGAGATCGGGCCATCCCTCCGCCTGCACGTGGGCGAGGACGACCAGGCGCCATTCGAGGCCCTTGCTGCGGTGCGCGGTCAGCAGGCGTACGGCGGCCCCACGCGCCCCTCGGTCCGCGAGGGTGTCGGCCGGGATCTCCTGCTGGACCAGGCCCTCCAGGAAGGGCGCGACCGCCAGGTGCTCGCGGCGCTCCCCGGCGCGGACGGCGACGTCGAAGAGGGCGCAGATCGAGTCGAGGTCGCGGTGCGCCCAGCGCGCCGCGGCACCCCCGGTCTCGACCGAGCGTCGCAGCCGCTGCGGCCACGAGGTGCCGGACCACAGGGTCCACAGCAGCTCCTCCGCACTCGCGCCGGCCTCGAGATCGGCGCGCGCCCGGCCCAGGAGCTCCGCCAGTCCGCGGGCCCGCTCCGCCTCCGCCGCGTCGATCGCGGCGAGCTGGGACGCGTCGAGGACGGCGAGACGCACCAGCTCGCGCGAGCTGCGGGGCGTCCCGCCGGTCTCCTGGCACCGGTCCTTCTCGCGCCGGCGCAGCAGCCGGGCCAGCCGCCGGACGTCGCCGGCGTCGAGCCCGCCGAGCGGTCCGGTCAGCAGCGCCTCGGCCCGCGCGGCGTCGACGTGCTCGACGTGCTCGGGATCGTCGTTGTGGAGGTTGACGACGGCGCGCAGGCCCTCGAGCAGCGGGAGCACCGCAGGGTCGCGGACCAGCGGCACCTCGTCTCGCGCCACCTCGACCGGCACTCCGGCGGCACCCAACGCCCGGCGCAGCGGGCCGATGCTCGCGCGACCGGACCGCACGAGCACGGCCATCTCGTCCCACGGCACGCCGTCCTCGAGATGGGCACGACGGAGCAGGTCGGCGAGGTGCTCGGCCTCGGCCCGCTCGGTGTCGAAGGTGCGGACCTGGACCCGCCCCGGCCCGTACGCCGCCCCGTCGGCCCGCGGCGCGAGGAACCGCTCGCGCGCCTCGGCGGGGATGGTCCCCCGTAGCCCGATCCGACCGGCGACCCGCTGGGCCGGCGCGAGGATGCCGGGCCCGAACCGCCGCACCGTGCGCAGCGCCACGACGTCGGCGGATCCTCCGTCGGCGCGCGGGAACTGGGTCGGGAACTCCAGGATGCCGCGCACCTCGGCACCCCGGAAGCCGTAGATCGACTGGTGCGGGTCGCCGACGGCCACCAGGTCGCGGCCGTCGCCGGCGAGCGCCTGCAGCAGCGCCACCTGCCCGGGATCGGTGTCCTGGTACTCGTCGACGAAGACGTGGCGGAACTGCTCGCGCAGCTCGGCGCGGTGGACCTCCGCCTCGATCCGCGCCCGCCGGATCAGGTCGGCGTAGTCGGTCGCGCCGAGCGAGTCGAGGGAGTCGAGGTACTGCTCGAGGAAGAGGCCGGCGGCGACGTACTCCTCGATGCCCTCGCTCTCGCCGAGCCGGCGCAGCGCCTCGCCGTCGAGGCCCTTCTCACGGGCCCGACCGAGCACGGCATGGACCTCGCGCGCGAAGCCGCGGGTGGCCATCGCCTGCCGGAACCGCTCGGGCCAGCGCACCGACTCGGGATGGTCGGCGAGGAGCTCGCGCAGGACGACGTCCTGCTCGGGCGCGGACAGCAGGCGCAGCGGCGCCTCGTAGAGACCGGCCGGCGCGTAGCGGCGGACCAGGGCGTAGGCGAAGGAGTGGAAGGTCGAGCTCAGCTGGGTGCCGGTGGTGCGGCCCAGACGGGCGGTCACCCGGTCGCGGAGCTGGTCGGCGGCCTTGCGGGAGAAGGTCAGCGCGAGCACCTGGTCGGGTCGCGCGCCACGCTGCTCGATCCGCTCGACGATGGCCTCGACCAGGGTGGTCGTCTTCCCCGTGCCCGGGCCCGCCAACACCAGCAGCGGACCGCCCGGGTGATCGACCACCCGGCGCTGGTGCTCGTCGAGCACGGGCACCGTCGCGACCGCGGGGGGCGGGGCGAAGCGGTAGCCGGTCGCGGCGGTCGAGGAGTCCACGGGCGCCACCTAACCACCCCCGCCCGACAGAAATGGACGAAGGGCCCCTCGCGAGTATGAGTCGCAAGGGGCCCTTCTGGTGACCGGTACTGGTGACGCTCCCGGTCGACCATCCGGCTGCTGCGATCCCGCGAGCCTCGTCACCCGGCTCACGCGGCCGGCGTCCCCGTGAGGGGCCGCCTCGCCTCGACCCGAAGGTCTCGGCCGGCCGGTCGGATCGTCGCCTTCCGGCTGATCCCGCTCTCCCGGAGGAGTGCGTGGGAGAAGTTCTACGCCCGTCCACCCGCAGGTGGCAAGGGGTTCCTGCCAGGTTTTTCAAGGGTTTTCCGTCATCCACCGGACCTCGGCGTGTCGTCCACAGGAACGCCCGATCTTGTCCACAGAGCGACGCCCACCATCCCCAGCCCATCCCCAGGAAGCGGCCGCCCCTGTGGAGGAATCGCGGGCGGAGTACGGGCTGAGTACCCGTGCTCAGTCGGGTCTGAGTGGTCCCCCGCTGGCGGTCGGCGAGCACAGATGGGGGAATGTACTCATGCGCTACGCCGACCCGTCGCTCTGCCCCGACTGTCGCTCCGCCCTCCCGGCCGGAGCCTCGGTCTGCCCGACCTGCGACCTGCTCGTCCGTCACCCGGTCGCCGTCGACCTCTTCGGCGCTCTCCAGCGCGCCGACGGACTGCTCACCCGGCTGCGCTCCGCCAGCGACGCCTTCCACGACCGGCCCGCCGCGGTGGCCGCACCCGGCGGCCTCGGCGGTCCGCTCGTGCCCCCGGCCGCGCCGATGCCGCCGAAGCGCGCGACGACGACCGGCCTGCCGTCGTACCCCGGCCCGATCCCGCCGCCGCCCGCACCACCCGCGCCGTCCCTGCGCCCGGCCGCTCCCGTCCCCCCGTCCCCCGGCGGGGTCTCGTTCGCCTCGGTCCCGAAGATCCTGCTCGGGCTCGGGGCGTTCTGCCTGCTCGTGGCCGCGGTGATCTTCCTGGCCGTGTCGTGGTCGACGCTGGGCGTCGGCGGCCGCACCGCGGTGCTCGCCGCTCTCACCCTGACGGCCGGCGCCTCCGCCCTGCTGCTGCACCGCGTCGGGCTCCGCATCGCCGGCGAGTCGCTCGTCGTCGTGGCGCTCGGACTGCTCGCGCTCGACGTCGTGGGTGCCGGTGCGGCCGGCTGGTTCGGCGACGGACCCGACGGTGCGATCGCCTGCGCCGCCGGCCTGGTCGTCGCCCTCGCCGGTGCCGGGCTCGGTCTACTCCGGGTGGGCGGCCAGCCGCGGCTGGTGGCGCCGCAGGTGATCGCCGGCATCGGCCTGTTCATCGGGTACGTCGGCGCGGCCGGCGCCACCGGCCACTGGCTGATCGCCGGTCACGTCGTCACCGCGCTCGCGCTCGGCACCGTGCTGCTCGGCCGGCGTACCGGTGCCTCGGCCCTCCTGTGGAGCGCCGCCGCCGCGGCCGGCCTCACCTGGGTCTGCACCGCCGGCGCCGCGTTCGTCGAGTCCCTCGTGACCCCCGACCTGCGCCAGCTCTGGGTCGACGGCACCGGCTGGTCGCTGCTCGTCAGCGCGGCCGTGCTGCTGGTGCCGGGCGCCGTCGTCCGGCACCGCGACCTGCTGCTCGCCGGCGCGAGCGGCGCCGCGATGCTCGCGACCGTCGTGCTCACGCTGCCGTCCGTCGACACCGACGCCCGCACCGTCGGGCTCGTCGCCCTCGGTACGACGGCGGCCTGGGTGCTCGCCCTCGGCGTGCTCCCGCGGGGGTCCCGGATCATCGCCATGGCCCCGGCCGCCACCGGCAGTCTCGTGCTCGTCGGCCTCGCTCTGCAGGCCACGGCCGACGTGCTCGACCGCTGGTCGCGGATCGCCGACGTCTTCGACCGCTCGTTCGGCGTCCGGCTGACCACGCCCGACCCGGTCGCCGAGCCCGCCGTGCTGGTCCCGTCGCTGCTGACCGTGCTCGCCTGCATCGCCCTCCTCGACCGCGATCGCACCCGGCGCACGCTGCCCGCCTGGGGCCGCATCGCCGGCCTGGTGATCGGCGTCGGGCTCGCCATCACCCTCGCGTCGTACGACGTGCCGCTGGCCGTGCCGCTCACCGTCCTGGTGCTCGTGGCGCTCGGGGCGACGGCCCTCGCGCTGGGGACCACGGGTGCGGAGGCCGCGATCTGGGCGCTGGTCGCCGTGACCGCCGGGACCGCGGTCGCGATCGGCGCCCTGCCCAGTGACGGCCTGCTCCTGGCCGAGCTCGCCCCGATCGCGGTCGCGCTGGTCGCCGTCGCCGTCCTCGGCCGGCAGCAGGCGACCCGGGTCGTGGCGGGCCTCGCCGCGCCGGCCGCGCTCGGACTGGCGACGGCTGCGGCCGTCCTGGTGATCGGCGACGACGCCGCCTGGGTGTCGATCCCCGTCCTGCTCGTCGTCGGAGTGCTCGCCCTCGCCGTGCCGCGCATCGACGTCGAGAGCGCGGCCGTCGTGGTCGCGCTCGTCGCCCTGCCCGCCTCGCTGTCGGCGACCGGCGACGTCGGTGGCTACGCGGCACTGTGGTTGACCGTCGCGGGCTTCCTGGCGTCCGGCACGGCGCTGCTGCACGACTCGCGCCGCGGCTGCGCGTTCGTGGGCGGTGCCCTCCTGCTGCTGGCCAGTTGGGTGCGGCTGGCGGACCTCGACGTCACCGAGCCGGAGCCGTACACCCTGCCGCTCGCGGCCGCGCTCCTCGCCTTCGGCCTGTGGCGGCTCCGGCGCTCGGCGGCGGTCGGCACCCTGGAGGCGCTGCTGCCGGGCCTGCTGCTCGCGACCGTCCCGTCCCTGATCTGGGTGCTCGGCGACCCCGTGTCGCTGCGGGCACTGGTGCTCGGCGGCGCCTGCCTGGCCCTGACGGTCGCCGGCGCGGCCCTGCGCTGGAGCGCTCCGCTGATCGTGGGCGCGGGCATCGGCGCCACCGTGGTGCTGCGCGAGCTCGGCCCCTACGCGGGCGAGTTCCCCAAGTGGGTCTGGATCGGCCTGGCCGGTGCGCTGCTGACGGTCGTCGGGATCACCTGGGAGCGGCGGCTGCTCGACGTGCGGCGGGCCGTCGGTCTCCTCGGCCGCCTCCGGTGACCGGGCGCTCGCGGTGACCTGCTAGACAGAGCACATGGCTACCACTGCACTCGGGGGGAACCCCGTCCAGACCGTCGGCGAGCTCCCCGCTGTCGGCGCCGCCGCCCCGTCGGTCTCGCTGGTCGGCGCCGACTTCGGCTCCGTCACCCTCCCGGAGGGCCAGCGCACGGTCCTCAACATCTTCCCCAGCATCGACACCGGCGTGTGCGCCGCGAGCGTGCGGAAGTTCAACGAGCTCGCCGCCGGCCTCGACAACACCACGGTCATCAACGTCTCCCAGGACCTCCCGCCCGCGCTGGGTCGCTTCTGCGGCGCCGAGGGCATCGACAAGGTCCAGGTCGGCTCGGCGTTCCGGTCGTCGTTCGGCGAGGACTACGGCGTGAAGATGTCCGACGGCAAGCTCGAGGGCCTGTTCGCGCGCTCGATCGTCGTGCTCGACGCCGACAGGACCGTGCTGCACTCCCAGCTGGTCCCCGAGATCGCGACCGAGCCCGACTACGACGCCGCCATCGCGGCGCTCGGCTGATCGACCGGCTGATCGACCGGCTGATCGACCGCTAGTCCCCCGTCGCCGGGTCCCAGAAGGCCCGGCGCATGTCGAGGGCCCCGCTGCTGTCGCGCAGCGGGGTCTCCTCGGCGAGGTAGGCCGTGCGGGCCCGCTCGTCGTGGCTCGGCGGGAGCGTGCCGTCGGCGCGCACGACCCGCCACCACGGCACCGGGCCGCCGTAGCGTGCCATCACCGAGCCCACCTGGCGGGGTCCCCCGCCGACGACGGCCGCCACCGCGCCATAGGTCGTGACGCGCCCCGGCGGCACCTGCTCGACCAGGTCGAGCACCCGCTCGACGTACCCCTCGTCCACGAGGCGATCATGCCGTGCGGCCCGGACGAGCCGAGAGCCCCGTCCGGCCGGACGGGGCTCCCGATGCTCCCTCGGTGCGACTCGACCGACGTGACCGAGCGCCCTCCGATTGGTGCGACGCGGCTGCGTGACCGCGTGCCCGGACCAACGACGACGCCGCGTCGCGGTTACGAACGCGCTCGCGCCATCGAACTCAGTAGCTGGGCTGGCTCGGGTCGATCTGGTTGACCCAGGCCACGACGCCGCCGCCGACGTGGACCGCGTCGTCGTAGCCGGCGCCCTTGACGATCGCCAGGCACTCGGCCGAGCGGACGCCGCTCTTGCAGTGCAGGACGACCTGCTTGCCGGAGTCGACGGGCGGCAGCTGGCCGAGGGCGGTGCCGTTGAGGAAGTCGCCCTTGGGGATGAGGACGGCGCCGGGGATGTGGTTGATCTCGGCCTCGGCGGGCTCGCGCACGTCGATCAGGACGAAGTCGCGGCTGCCCTCCTCCTTCTCCTTGATCATCGAGGCCAGCTGGGTGACCGAGATGGTCGCGTCGACGGCGGCGTCGGCGGCCTCCTCGGAGATCGCACCGCAGAATGCCTCGTAGTCGATCAGCCCGGTGACGGTCGGGTTCTCGCCGCACAGCGCGCAGTTGGGGTCCTTGCGCACCTTGAGCTTGCGCCACTCGAGCTCGAGGGCGTCGTAGATGACGAGCTTGCCGACGGCCGGCTCACCGGCGCCGATCAGCAGCTTGATGGCCTCGTTGACCTGGATCGAGCCGATGCTGGCGCACAGGACGCCCAGCACGCCGCCCTCGGCGCACGAGGGGACCATGCCCGGCGGCGGGGGCTCGGGGTAGAGGCAGCGGTAGCACGGGGCGTCGTCGGCCATCGTGGGGGCGAAGACCGAGGCCTGGCCGTCGAAGCGGTAGATCGAGCCCCACACGTAGGGGATGCCGAGGAAGTACGCCGCGTCGTTGACCATGTAGCGCGTGGCGAAGTTGTCGGTGCCGTCGACGATCAGGTCGTAGCCCCGGAAGACGTCCATGACGTTGTCGTTGTCGAGGCGGGTCTCGTGGAGGATCACGTCGACCAGCGGGTTGATCTCGTGGATCGACTCCTTGGCCGACAGGCCCTTCGACTTCCCGAGGTCGGACATGCCGTGGATGACCTGGCGCTGCAGGTTCGACTCGTCGACCTCGTCGAACTCGGCGATGCCGAGGGTGCCGACGCCGGCGGCGGCGAGGTAGAGCAGCGCCGGGCTGCCGAGACCGCCGGCGCCGATGACCAGCACCTTGGCGTTCTTGAGGCGCTTCTGGCCGTCCATCGCGACGTCGGGGATGATCAGGTGGCGGCTGTAGCGGCGGACCTCGTCGATGGTCAGCTCGGCGGCCGGCTCGACCAGCGCGGGAAAGCTCACGGCGTAACTCCTCGGGTACTGCAGATCGGATGGGGGCTGTCCAGGGCCAACGCAGTGGTGACCCCGGCTGTTCCCTCGGCCCTTCCATGGTCCCTGCCGACGCCAAGGGAGCCACGCCACGTCCCGGCATCCGGACCCCGGCTACCAACGAGTAGGCTTCGTGCTGTGGTGACCGAGCAGTTCAACCTCGACGAGCCCCGACCGCGCGGCGTACGACTCCCGCGGCGCGAACGGCGCGCACAACTGCTCGCCGCTGCCCTCGAGGTCTTCGTCGCGCAGGGCTATCACGCCGCCGCGATGGACGACATCGCCGAGCGGGCCGGGGTGTCCAAGCCCGTGCTCTACCAGCACTTCCCGGGCAAGCTCGAGCTCTACCTCGCGATCCTCGACGTCGCCTGCGACTCCATCATCGCCAACTGCCGCCGCGCCCTGGAGTCGACGCAGGACAACAAGCAGCGGGTGGCGGCGGCGATCGACGCCTTCTACGCGTACGTCGGCCACGACACCGGCGCCTTCCGGCTCGTCTTCGAGTCCGATCTCACCAACGAGCCGGCCGTGCGCGGCCACGTCGACCGCGTGACGACCGAGTGCGCGGCGATGATCGCCGCCGTCATCGAGGACGACACCGCCCTGCCGGCCGCGGCCTCGCAGCTGCTCGCCGTCTCGCTCGTGGGAATGGCACAGGTCAGCGCCCGGTTCTGGCTGACCGAGACCGACGGCGCCATGGCGGGCCTGAGTCGCGACGACGCCACCGCCCTGGTGGCGGGCCTGGCCTGGCGCGGCATCCGCGGGTACCCGCTCACGGAGGACCACCCCGAGGCCTGAGGCGGGCCTGACTAGGCTTGCGTCATCCCCACGAACGAGGAGTGTGCCCATGACCGTCGAGGTCAAGATCGGTGTGCAGAACACCGCCCGTGAGCTCGTGATCGAGACCGACGAGTCCCACGACGCCGTCGCGAAGCAGGTCGCCGACGCGATCGCCGCCGCCGACGGCGTGATCACCCTGACCGACACCAAGGGCAAGGTCACCGTCGTCCCGACCGCCAAGCTCGCCTACGTCGAGATCGGCCGCAGCACCAGCGGCCAGGTCGGCTTCCGGAGCTGAGCAGGCTGAGCCCCGCCGGGAACTCCGGCACCCGTCCCGGACGTTGACCAGGTACGACCCGGGAGGTGAGCGCCCATGCTGCAGTTCCGCTTCGCCGCGCGCAGCGAGACCGGCCGGGTGCGCACGAACAACGAGGACGCCGGGTTCGCCGGGCCCTACCTCCTCTGCGTCGCCGACGGGGTCGGCGGTGCCGAGGCCGGTGAGGTGGCCGCCGCCACGACGGCGTACGTCGTCAGTGCCCGTGCGCTCGCGCATCCCGGTCACGAGCCGTCGCGCCTGCTCGGCGCGGCGACCCGGGAGGCGCACGGCCAGCTCGCGGCCGGGATCGCGGCGGACCCCCGGCGCGCCGGGATGGCGACCACGCTCACCGCGGTCCTCACCGACGGCATCCACACCGCGCTGGCCCAGGTGGGCGACTCCCGGGCCTATCTCCTGCGCGCCGGCGAGCTGAGCCAGCTCTCCCACGACCAGACCCTGGTGCAGTCGATGGTCGACAGCGGGCAGCTGAGCGCGGAGCAGGCCGCCGCGTCGCCGTACCGCAACGTCGTGCTGCAGGCCGTCGACGGCGAGCACCTGCCCGACCCGGACCTGCTGCTGCTTGACCTGCGCCCCGGCGACCGGCTGCTGCTGTGCAGCGACGGCCTCAGCGACGTCCTCTCCGCCGCGACGATCGCGCGCGGGCTCGGCCTCGACAGCCGCTCGATGGCGGTCGACCGGCTGGTCCTGGCCGCGCTCGACGGCGGCAGCCGCGACAACGTCACGGCGATCGTCGCCGACGTGGTCGACGCACCGGCGATCGCCGCCAACGGGAGGGTCCTGGGCGCCGCGGCGGCCCTGGTCAACGTGGTCGACCCGGCGGCCGTCCGCCCGTTGCGCTCGGCCTGACCCCCGTTCCGGTCCTACACTGGACGGGTGAGCGCGAAGCGGTCGTACGAGTACGCGCGCCTGTGGGTGCCGTTGTACGACGCCGCCGCGCTCACGGTGACCCGGCCGGTCTACCTCATCGAGGCCGCCGACGGCTTCGAGGGCATCGCTGCCGAGAAGAACACGACCCTCATGGGCCTGTTCAACGAGCTGGGCCGGGCGGGCTGGCGCATCGACATGACCGCACAGCGGGTGGACCACCCCGCACCGGAGTTCCAGATGCTCATCGATGCCACGCTCGACGAGGCCGACCATGCGGTCTCGCCCGACGAGGTGGCGCATGCGGTCGGCTCCGGCGGCGACCCGGCGGGCGCCGTGACCCAGTTCGACGTCTACCCCATGCGGCGACGCCTGGACTGACGGTCGGGGCGCGGCACACGCGCGCAGCGCGCCTCCAGCAGTCTTGCCGCCAGGCCGAGGCTGGACCCACCGAAGCCACGCGCGGGCGCGGCAGCGCGGCGCACGCGCGCAACGCCCCTCCAGCAGTCTTGCCGCCAGGCCGAGGCTGGACCCACGGAAGCCAACCGCGGGCGCGGCAGCGCGGCGCACGCGCGCAACGCCCCTCCAGCAGTCTTGCCGCCAGGCCGAGGCTGGACCCACCGAAGCCAACCGCGGGCGCGGCAGCGCGGCGCACGCGCGCAGCGCGTCGTGCGAAGCCCGCGGGCCGAGCGGAGCGAGCGCCCGGGCGGCGAGCACGACCTGCGACGCGCTCGCGCCATCAAACTGCGACGCGCTCGCGCCATCAAAACTGCGACGCGCTCGCGCCATCAGACCGCGAACAGGTCTCCGTACTCCTCGACGCGCTCGAGGACCTGAGCCGGCGTGAACTGGTCGAGGCCGAGCGGGTCCTCGGCACCCTCGGCCACCTCGTCCCAACCGACGGGGGTGGCGACCTGCGGTCGCGGCGTGCCGCGCAGGGAGTACGGCGCGACGGTGGTCTTGGATCCGGCGTTCTGCGACCAGTCCAGGAAGACCTTCCCGCGCCGCCGCGCCTTGGTCATGGTGGCAGTCACGAGCTGCGGATGAGCGGCCTGGAGCTCCTCGGCGATCTGCTTGGCGAGCTCGCTGGTCTCGGTGGAGGGCAGCGGCTCGGGCAGCGGCGCGTACAGATGGAGCCCCTTGCTCCCGCTGGTGACCGCGACCGCGTCGAGGTCGTGCGCGGCGAGCGCCTCCTGCACGTGCAGCGCGACCTGGCAGCACTCGTGCAGGCCCGCGGGCTCACCCGGGTCGAGGTCGATGACCAGCCGGTCGGCGCCGACCGGCTCGTCGTCCGCATCGACGGTCCACTGGTGGACGTGGAGCTCGAGGGCGGCGAGGTTGACCGCCCAGACCAGGGTCGGGAGGTCCTCGATGATCGGGAAGACCAGGGTGTCACCGTGCCGGCTCGGCCCCCGGCTGCCGGTCGTGGGGACCTCCGCGGTCCGCACCCAGCTGGGCGTGCCCCGGGGGGCGTTCTTCTCGAAGAAGCTGAGGTCGCCGACACCGTGCGGCCAGCGGATCCGGGTCACCGGCCGCCCGGCGAGATGCGGCAGGAGGGCCGGCGCGACCCGGACGTAGTAGTCGAGCACCTCGCCCTTGGTGGTGCCGGTGCTCGGGTAGAGCACCTTCTCCAGGTTGGTGAGCCGCAGCGTGCGGCCCTCGACGTCGACGTGGACCTCGGTCTGCGGGTGCTCGCCCTGCTTCGGCATCAGCCCTCCTCCGGGACGAGGTCGTCCGGGGTCAGGTCGGTGCGCACGCCGCGGTACGACGGCTGCCGCAGCCGTTCGTAGCCGACCCCGTGGGTGTCGACGTCGACCACCACGACCGGCTCCACCCACCGCGTGCCGTCCGCGTCGACCCGCGGCACCTCGTCGCCGAACGGGCTGGCAGCGCGCGCCAGCGGTGCGAGCAGCTCGGCCAGGACCCGGGACTGCTTCGGGCCGATGCCGCTGCCGACCCGCCCGCGGAACGCCAGTCCGGCGGCCGTCGGCTCCCCCACCAGCAGCGCGGCGAGCCGGTCGCTGGTGCCGACCTGCGGCCGCCAGCCGCCCACCACGAACGAGCCGCGGTAGCGGTGCGGGAGCTTCAGCCAGTGCGGGCTGCGCTCACCCGGCCGGTACGTCGAGTCGCGTCGCTTGCTGACGATGCCCTCCAGCCCCTGGACCCGGGTGGCCTCGTGGAGCATCTCGCCGTCGTCGTACTCGACCGGGACCTGCCAGCCCGCACGGGACAGGTCCAGGGCGGTGAGCCTGCGGCGACGCTCGTGAAGCGGCAGACCGCACAGGTCCTCGCCGTCGAGATGGAGCAGGTCGAAGACCATGTAGGTCACCGGGATCCGCGCGGCCAGGCGGGCGACGGTCGCGGCATTGCGGACGTGCATCCGCTCGGCGACGACCCGGAAGTCGGGCACGCCGCGGTCGTTGAGCGCGATGATCTCACCGTCGACCACCAGGTCGCGGACGCCCGCGGGCGGGGTGACCAGCTCGGGCCAGGCCTCGCTGATCCGGTTGCCATTGCGGCTGGTCAGGATGACGGCGCCCGCCGTGAGGGCGCCGATCGCACGCACGCCGTCCCACTTGACCTCGTGGCACCATTCCTCGCCCCGCGGCACGTGGGTGCCGGGCGTGGCGAGCATCGGGCGCACCGATCGGAGGTCGAGCACGGCCCCATCATGCCGCCCGGACCGCACCGCCAGCGCGTAGGCTCGTCCCATGCGTGCGATCTGGAAGGGTGCCGTCTCGTTCGGCCTCGTCAGCGTGCCGGTCAAGCTCTACAGCGCGACCGAGAGCCACGACGTCTCGTTCCGGCAGGTGCACGCCAAGGACGGCGGGCGGATCAAGTACCAGCGGATCTGCGCGATCGACGGCGAGGAGGTGCCGTACTCCGACATCGCGAAGGGGTACGAGACCGAGGACGGCGAGATGGTGATCCTCACCGAGGAGGACATGGCCAACCTGCCGACGACCTCGTCGCGGGAGATCGCGGTCGAGAAGTTCGTGCCGAGCGATCAGATCGACCCGCTGCTGTTCGAGAAGTCCTACTACCTCGAGCCGGAGGGCACCGGCGCCAAGCCGTACGCGCTGCTGCGCCAGGCACTCCTCGACGCCGACCGGATGGCCGTGGTGACGGTCGCGCTGCGGCAGCGGGTGACCACCGCGGTGCTCCGGGTGCGCGACGACGTGATCGTGCTGCAGACGATGATGTGGCCCGACGAGATCCGCACGCCCGACTTCAGCGTCGAGACCGGCGAGGTCAAGGACGCCGAGGTCAAGATGGCCCACATGCTCGTCGAGACACTGTCCGGCGACTTCGACCCCGCCGAGTTCGAGGACGACTACGCCGACGCGGTGCAGGCCGTCGTGAAGGCCAAGATCGAGGGCGGCGAGGTGCAGCGCACCGAGACGTCGGCGAAGACCGGCGGCGAGGTGGTCGACCTGCTCGCCGCGCTGCAGCGCTCGGTCGAGGCGGCCAAGACCTCGCGCGGCGAGACGGACGAGAGGCCGGCC
This region of Nocardioides sp. L-11A genomic DNA includes:
- a CDS encoding Ku protein is translated as MRAIWKGAVSFGLVSVPVKLYSATESHDVSFRQVHAKDGGRIKYQRICAIDGEEVPYSDIAKGYETEDGEMVILTEEDMANLPTTSSREIAVEKFVPSDQIDPLLFEKSYYLEPEGTGAKPYALLRQALLDADRMAVVTVALRQRVTTAVLRVRDDVIVLQTMMWPDEIRTPDFSVETGEVKDAEVKMAHMLVETLSGDFDPAEFEDDYADAVQAVVKAKIEGGEVQRTETSAKTGGEVVDLLAALQRSVEAAKTSRGETDERPAAKTAGKKSAAKKTAAKKTAKTPAKKATAKKTAAKKTAKKAAAKKAS
- the ligD gene encoding non-homologous end-joining DNA ligase, which translates into the protein MLDLRSVRPMLATPGTHVPRGEEWCHEVKWDGVRAIGALTAGAVILTSRNGNRISEAWPELVTPPAGVRDLVVDGEIIALNDRGVPDFRVVAERMHVRNAATVARLAARIPVTYMVFDLLHLDGEDLCGLPLHERRRRLTALDLSRAGWQVPVEYDDGEMLHEATRVQGLEGIVSKRRDSTYRPGERSPHWLKLPHRYRGSFVVGGWRPQVGTSDRLAALLVGEPTAAGLAFRGRVGSGIGPKQSRVLAELLAPLARAASPFGDEVPRVDADGTRWVEPVVVVDVDTHGVGYERLRQPSYRGVRTDLTPDDLVPEEG
- a CDS encoding protein phosphatase 2C domain-containing protein, giving the protein MLQFRFAARSETGRVRTNNEDAGFAGPYLLCVADGVGGAEAGEVAAATTAYVVSARALAHPGHEPSRLLGAATREAHGQLAAGIAADPRRAGMATTLTAVLTDGIHTALAQVGDSRAYLLRAGELSQLSHDQTLVQSMVDSGQLSAEQAAASPYRNVVLQAVDGEHLPDPDLLLLDLRPGDRLLLCSDGLSDVLSAATIARGLGLDSRSMAVDRLVLAALDGGSRDNVTAIVADVVDAPAIAANGRVLGAAAALVNVVDPAAVRPLRSA
- the ligD gene encoding non-homologous end-joining DNA ligase, encoding MPKQGEHPQTEVHVDVEGRTLRLTNLEKVLYPSTGTTKGEVLDYYVRVAPALLPHLAGRPVTRIRWPHGVGDLSFFEKNAPRGTPSWVRTAEVPTTGSRGPSRHGDTLVFPIIEDLPTLVWAVNLAALELHVHQWTVDADDEPVGADRLVIDLDPGEPAGLHECCQVALHVQEALAAHDLDAVAVTSGSKGLHLYAPLPEPLPSTETSELAKQIAEELQAAHPQLVTATMTKARRRGKVFLDWSQNAGSKTTVAPYSLRGTPRPQVATPVGWDEVAEGAEDPLGLDQFTPAQVLERVEEYGDLFAV